From Candidatus Dormiibacterota bacterium:
GCGTGCCGCTCTCGGTCAGAACTGTGGAGCCTCCGTGTACCCGCCCCAGAGCTCGGTCAGCGCACCGCAGATCTCGCCCAGGGTCGCCTCGACGCGCACCGCCTCGATCATCGCAGGGACCATGTTCTCCGCGCTCCCCGCCACCCGCGCCATGCGCGCCAGGGCGCCGTCCACCGCCGCCTGGTCGCGCTGGGCGCGGCGCTCGCCGAGGGCGCGGTTCTGCTCACGCTCGACCTCGTGGCTCACCCGGAGGATCTCCAGCGGCGAGTCGACGCTGCCGGTCAGGGTGTTGACCCCGACCACCCGCTTCTGGCCGCGCTCCATGGCGCGCTGGTGGGCGAAGGAGGAGTCGGCGATCTCGGAGAGGAACCAGCCGTCCTCGATGCCGCGGAGGATGCCGCCGCTCATGGTGCCGTCGTGGCTCATCGAGCGGATCCGGGCGAAGATCTCCTCGGCCTCGGCCTCGACCCTGTCGGTGAGCTGCTCGACGAACCAGGAGCCGCCCAGCGGGTCGACGACGTTGAGCACCCCGGTCTCCTCGGCGATCACCTGCTGGGTGCGCAGCGCGATCTGCGCGGCCCGCTGGGAGGGCAGCGCCAGCACCTCGTCGAGGGCGTTGGTGTGCAGGCTGTTGGTGCCGCCGAGCACCGCCGCCATCGCCTCCACCGCGGTGCGCACCACGTTGTTGTCGGGCTGCTGCGCGGTCAGCGAGACCCCCGCCGTCTGGGTGTGGAAGCGAAGCTGCTGCGCCCGGGCGGTCCTCGCGCCGTAGACGTCGCGGAGCCAGCGCGCCCAGATGCGGCGGGCGGCGCGGAACTTGGCGATCTCCTCGAAGAAGTCGATGTGGGCGTCGAAGAAGAAGGAGAGGCCGGGGGCGAACTGCTCGATGTCGAGCCCGCGCGAGAGGCCGAGCTCGACGTAGGCGAAGCCGTCGGCGAGGGTGAAGGCGAGCTCCTGCGCGGCGGTCGAGCCGGCCTCGCGGATGTGGTACCCGGACACCGACAGCGGCTTGTACGCGGGCACCTCGCGGGCGCAGTACTCCATCAGGTCGCCGATCAGCCGCAGGTGCCGCTCGGGCTGCCAGAGCCACTCCTTCTGGGCGATGTACTCCTTGAAGATGTCGGTCTGCAGGGTGCCGTTGAGCACCCGGTGGTCGACACCCTGCCGCTCGGCCGCGACCACGTACATGCAGAACACCGGGACCGCCGGACCGCTCACCGTCATCGACGTGGTGACGTCGCCGAGGGGGATGCTGTCGAAGAGCAGCTCCATGTCGGCGACGCTGTCGACGGCGACGCCGCAGTGGCCGACCTCGCCGAGGCTCTTCGGATCGTCGCTGTCGCGCCCCATCAGCGTCGGCATGTCGAAGGCCACGCTGAGCCCGCCCCCGCCCTCGGCGAGGATCATCCGGTAGCGCT
This genomic window contains:
- a CDS encoding methylmalonyl-CoA mutase family protein, translated to MAWQQQQGEGVPAPDGSEDIEAGRRRWQAAYDAAAAAGRVRDADFTTLSGSEVDPVYGPRPGDRYAGFERIGWPGEFPFTRGLHPTGYRGRPWTMRQFAGFGNARQTNERYRMILAEGGGGLSVAFDMPTLMGRDSDDPKSLGEVGHCGVAVDSVADMELLFDSIPLGDVTTSMTVSGPAVPVFCMYVVAAERQGVDHRVLNGTLQTDIFKEYIAQKEWLWQPERHLRLIGDLMEYCAREVPAYKPLSVSGYHIREAGSTAAQELAFTLADGFAYVELGLSRGLDIEQFAPGLSFFFDAHIDFFEEIAKFRAARRIWARWLRDVYGARTARAQQLRFHTQTAGVSLTAQQPDNNVVRTAVEAMAAVLGGTNSLHTNALDEVLALPSQRAAQIALRTQQVIAEETGVLNVVDPLGGSWFVEQLTDRVEAEAEEIFARIRSMSHDGTMSGGILRGIEDGWFLSEIADSSFAHQRAMERGQKRVVGVNTLTGSVDSPLEILRVSHEVEREQNRALGERRAQRDQAAVDGALARMARVAGSAENMVPAMIEAVRVEATLGEICGALTELWGGYTEAPQF